The following DNA comes from Rhipicephalus microplus isolate Deutch F79 chromosome 6, USDA_Rmic, whole genome shotgun sequence.
ATTGCAAAGTGTGTTCGGCGAACGCCTGTGCCCATTGGTACAGGGTCGGacagaatggaacgcgatgcgcgcGTCTCTCTTTTTGCACGATTagacacgctgggcacagcgacgccacgcAAGCAAGACACGAGGCGctaccgacgcgaccagcgtccgctggcgcgccccGGTGGCCACCTGGCACTGTCGTAGTCCATTGCATATACATTTCATAAACATTTCATAATGCTCTTATGGAGCTTCGCTCCATCATCAGCATTCCATTCACTGCCAATTTTTACATTAGTTCATCTATGCAACGTGGCAGTGGTGGAAAAAAAAACTCcgaagcatttccccgagggtgaacatggttaagtgcgaatgcacggggtgatgctatgaggggtatttattaattcgcactattatatttattaatcacactatggtgcctttatggtgtaatggttcctgggaatcgcaatttgatcacacgggggagtttacgttaactcactggcgaatgccaacggattttaactttactccccctcacgacccgctctcaacgggagactgagagagaaggcgggcgcgcgagagagaggggtgcgcgcgcagctgcagcgagcgaggagagcggaggagcgagcgaagggggatatcagcgtcacgtccgtggcttattcggtagagcgtcgcgctgtggCCCGcgaagtcctctttcttttaaagatagagagaagactgcggacgccgccgacggcggcgGATGGtgtggggtcgcttataaagtgtattcacacttaaaacatttaTTGAGAAAAGCACTGAGAGTTGCACTACAAGTGCACTTGGGTGGTCTCTTTATTCTAGAAGCTTACTGGAGATCATCGGGCGCGGGCCACCAAGGTTCATGTGACGTCACGTACTTTTCGCATGCTTCAGGAaggtttataaaaaaaaatattctcagACAGTGGACATCAATAACCTTCGAACAGAGGAAAACACCTCTTCAAGTCTTGCCATAGAGGTAGAAAACTTGAGGAGGAAGATACACATCTTCGTTCCCATGGTTTTAACATCCGGTCAAATTACATCGGATATTCGGACATGACTCGGCCAGAGGTCACATTTCAGGCAGTAACGACTAACCTTTAGTTTTCAATGTGTGTGGTACTTAGACTAGCTCAGAAAAAAAGTACTTGTAAAGGAAACCAGCTTACACGCAAGGCTTTCTTGCATAGGTAACTAACAAGCGTACCGTGGTTCTGCTGGCCAAGCTTGAACTTATTAGGTTGTAAGCGACCATAGTGCATGTGACTGTCGTCAATCATTGCGGGTATACCGTATTGTTCAGTCGGTCAAGCTTACAACGTCACATTGATCCATCTCATCGGCCAATACTGCAGCTTCCCGGCACCACCTTCACAGTGTGCATGTTAATCAATTTTTTCCCCTTCAAGGATTAGACTGTTTACTTGTGCGTTACAGGTTCAGCTGCAGATGGATCAGCCACTCGCAGCTGTGGAAGCATACAGGCGTGGTTTGGACAGGTTTCCGAACGAAGCCTCTCTGCTGGCACCCATGGCACGTGTCTACGAGGTAGGCATACCGTATACACAAGTGAAACATCTTCGAGAGCTCAATAACAGTTGCGATTCTTCGGATGCAATCGAGAAAGACCTTCAACTTACAAACATCTCCGTGTAATAAAGTGCTCACTGTACTTTGCATTTTCTCAATGAAGTGTTAGAAGAGTGGCAGCTCGatggtttcggtgcgcgcaagtatagttatattacctttacctttctgtttcgttgcctttttcattgcctttttctgtgcttttgttttttcccaTACTCATGTATTGCCctttgtgccacatggtttttgttgcatggtttactgtctcctctttatgttttcgcgctctgcgcaataaactcagttggaagttagcgcttgtgtccttcgcgtccttcttgtctctgcgtcgtcatCCTGTTTTCGCGCTATATCTATCGTCATTGAAATGTTAGAGACACAGCAGTTAAATGTACCACTTTGAATACTGATGCACACTGGCGCGTGAAAACGACTTCTTGGTAATTTGTCTTGGGAGGCGAGAGAGAAAGAGGGTAAGGAATCTGCAAGTTAGGTCTTGCAATTATTTCGCAAGCGTACacacagtgacaaaaaaaaaaaaatgcccgaaaCATTCGAAGTGAGACGCGCGTGCGGCATACCGCATGCACACGCGTATGATTGTGCATCCAAGAGCGCCCTAGATACCAACTTAGCACAAGAACACAATGTGAGGGACgacgtatatagtggagggctccagaaatcttGACCACCTGGATTCGTTAATGTGCACCATTATTTCAGTTCACGGGGCTCGGGCATTTTCTTCTCCAcctcgatcccgcaaccttcgggtcggCAGTCTAACAACACTATTGACCACCCTGACTAGTTATAGATACCAGCTTAGGAAAGCGCTTGTCTCTGCAAGTGCTGTAATACCGTGGCATAATTCGTGCTTCGCTGGAAATAAAGCATGCAGATTGTGCAAGCCGGGTTTTATTTTTAACACAGAAGTATTTCATGCCAGGGTGCACCAATGTTTGACACAcgtcatttccgtcacggaagtgacgtcactaaaataaagtgagaaaaaggaaaatcacacacacgtacacacacacacacacacaaacacacacttttGGCTGAGTTATCCGAATCGAGAAATTAAAAGGGCTCTGCAACATTTTTTCGGCatcgtcagaaaacgctgccgatcggtagccgCGATGCTCCCGAAAACACGCCAGCCAAACATTATACCGCAGCGCGCAGCCTGAATTTCATAATTAATTCTCAAAGCCAGCTAGAAATTGTTCTCTGCTCTCGACAAACGATGCCGCGTAAGCCCAAATGACAGCGCCGTAAACCCAACGTCCACGGTTATTGGCTGATTTTGGCATCATGACCCGCTCcctcatttattattttttttaatgcagaacGCGCGCAAGCTATTGCGATTAAGTCTACATACAGCCGGGTGTACGAAGTGTTATATACACGGCGCACTGTACTGTGGACATTGCAGGCCCTCCACGATCTGCAGCGCTCGGCCAAGCTTTACCGGGAGCTGCTGTCACAGGACGCAGTGAACGTGGAGGCTATCGCCTGCGTTGCGACGCATCACTTCTACGCAGACCAGCCAGAGATGGCTCTCAGATTCTACAGGTGCGTCTGTATCTTGCTGGTGCAGTCCATGCACTTGACGTCAAACTGGACGTACTTTCTTAATATCGCACTACGAAATGCTCcctcccatttttttttccttcccccGACCGTGTTGGAAATCGGATCATTGTTCAAATGCGTGGCAGAGCAACATTTCACCTGCTACAGGCAAGGACCTGCGTTCACATCATGCAACAATTAAAAGGACAACGTGAAATGACAAGTGACCTAGATAAAACATTAGATTGCCAAAGCAGGAACGGCTGATTACCGACAGGTCATCAACCATTGCAAAAACGGCTCATACAAATACGCGTATGGCCAGTTCATCTTCGACGGTCGCATTTCCTTGCGCTCGAGGGCACACGCTGTGGTCACAGCTCCACGCAATAGCAATATCCTGggctttacgtcccgaaaccacaacatgactatgagagatgccgtagcggatTAATAATATCCCGGGATTTACGTCCGGAAACCACAatgtgattttgagagacgccgccgTGGATTAATAAAATGTCGGggctttacgtcccgaaaccatgcaCAATGAGGTTATAAGAGAAGCCGTCGTGGATTAATATTATCCGGGGCTTTACGTACCGAAACCACAATGAGATTATGACTTACGAGAAGCGCCGTAGAggaaggctgcggaaatttctacTCTCCGGCGTCCTTTGACGTATACACTGACGTCACGTAGCTAGTGCACGGCCCTCAAGCATTTTGCTTCCGTGGAAATGCGAAGGGCGCGgcttcgaaccagcgacctcgggttcagcagccgagcacaataGCAGCTGCTCCACCGCGGCGGACTGTGAGCCAATTGTATACAAACTgcacctgaaagaaaaaaaatcacaggatatccacggagtgattgatgattggtggggcgaagcgttcgtcagtacgtccgtgctttcgtccgcccattcgttcttgctcccgtccgtccatgcgtccgtaagtgcgtccgttcattcgtgtgaccgtcggtgcatccgtccctccgtgcgtccgttcttccatctatccgtccgtcagGGCGTCCACCTctttgtctgtgcgtccatcagtccgtccgtctatctagtgaacactcaaagtacagccatctcacatcttttcatcatgtattcatcatctacaagtgccgccatccagcggacattctaaggaccgctctttcgggtatgtgccaccggtggctagatacaccatcggaggatggacagacccacattctaaggagcttcgcccctaaaaggaaacGGAAAACAAAGGTCGCAACAGAAGAAATATTTGTCAAGCTCCGGGGTTCGCACTCCCAATCAAACTTGCAGTTTGTGGTGGGGGTGCTAACACCCCTTGTATAGTCGTTTGCGACTCGTGGCGCACGTGTTTCGCGCATAGTCATCATTTCGGGTTCACAACTATCGAGGGGTAGGTagcgttgtgctcgcgagcgGCTAttgccaccatcatcatcaaaatCATCATAGttagcggatggatggatggatatggctgtaccctttagattgggcggtggctagcgtcaccaagccgaaatacttaatgaaccaaaaactagatttattttttttctttaataagtGAATTTGagcattcgtactttgcagtgaagagtttaattttcactcgtgccttgactttagccaccaatcagataacctccttctagttaagtctacccgcttaaagtctattttgccctcccggtccctaaaccccagtgctttgaaaagctctgcgccatcatcctgaactatagggtgaagccccttacagaacattatcaagtgttcggcagtttcttcttcctctccacacgcactgcatactgtgtctaccccttcgtatttggctcgatatgtcttggttcgcagtactcccaccctggcctcaaacagtagagaactaccccgagtattattatagatcctttccttggcaatttcctgcttaaaagttcgatagatctctagtgcggacttcttaatcatgcccatgctccacatgttagtctccgtttctttcactttcttcttaaccgataattctttttggtttggccacctgctgttttctaagtatttaccagtcaatttccagCGTGGTAGCGTCGGAAGTGACGCCTGGCGGCATGCATGGGTGGCGGCACATGAGAGATGACACATGAGCGGTCCTTTTGGCGTGTGGCGGTTGGTGCGATCGGTCGTCTCTCGCGGTGGGTCCGTGAGGACGGTGCCGCGGGCCCTCGTCGCGAGTctagcgttggcgacgccgccttgtgTTTATTATGTTGCCGAGTGTTGTGGAACATTGCGTAAGGTtgttttagcgtgttgatcacaacTGATGTATTTGATTCGGGtgacgatatcgtcgttgtaAACGTAATTGAATAAATGTGTTGTTTGGTTCGGCCCGACTGCGCTATCCCCGTGTGTTCCGAGTGCGGAGTTCTCATTTCGAGGCCCCACACGTTCCATGACAGTCGATTAGGGAAGCAAAGGTCAAGTTTGCGGAGCGACGACAACGCCTAGCCTGGCGGCAAGCTCCGGGAAATTTGAGGATAGGTGCGGCAGAGGGCGCGGGCGATTCAGCATGTTTTAAGTGTTTCGTCGAAGCGCGTGCGACACGCGCAGAACGCGTTCTGCAGCGCCATGAACTTAGCCAACATCACCTAGgctagtctaggtggtgttggcttaGCGCACTAAGACGAGACGCTTGCTGTCCGCAGTTGCCCTTCCGCGATGGATGAAGCGACCCCACGGAAGCGCCGGCGAGGTTCGAAGTATTGTGCACACAACACCAAGGCACGTTCTCCACGTGCAAAGCTGTATTGATTCTCCAGCAAGTCATGCCGGGGAACCGAACACTGAGCCAAGTTCCAtgaaagccgaaaaaaaaaaaaatgaggcgaGCACTTCAACTTTACTCGCAATGGTTAAAGTTCAGCTTGCTGCCGCGCAGCAAAGTCGGCGGGTTATGCTCCCACGGCACGGCAGATGTGCCTGTCTTATGTTCTTGTTTGCACGCCCCCATATTGCACCATGGATCCCTACCAAGCAGCTCCGCTCGCTTTCGTTACTTGAATTAGTAAAGCTTCGCCACAAAATTCGTTACAAGCCCAGTAGATCGAAATATTCGTTATACCAATTTTCGTTATAACCGAAATTCGTTATAAATAGGTTACCCAGAGGTTACTCACTGGTTAATTCGTTGTGCGCTACCCCTAACGAGACAGCgtttacgacgcatgcgcagtggcaacAAACGCAATATGTACCCCATTATGAAGCACCCGGAAACACTCGCAGGCGCCTTCTGCAGCTGGGCATGCCGACGGCCGAGCTGTACAACAACCTGGCGCTGTGCTGCTTCTACGCGCAGCAGTACGATATGGCGCTCGCCTGCTTCGACCGGGCGCTGGCTCTGGCCGAAGATCAGAATCTCGCCGACGTCTGGTACAACCTGGGACTCGTCGCACTGGTATGCTGGTTTTGCAGTGCAGTACGCACTGGTTTTGTTCATTAGGCCTCGCTGATTTGATATATCACGATGCGTAGTCCCTCTGAAATGCAAATATCTGAAAGAAGTGTTCATTAGGCATCGCTGATTTGATATATCACGATGCGTAGTCCCTCTGAAATGCAAATATCTGAAAGAAGTGTTCATTAGGCATTGCTGATTTGATATATCACGATGCGTAGTCCCTCTGAAATGCAAATATCTGAAAGAAGTGCGTTATTCTCTTCTGACGTTTCCAGTCTTTACTGAATATACGAACCGCACAACCTAGAAGTTatagttacagcgtaactacggaagcaataAACAAGGATAGAAAAGACCGTTTACTTTCAACAACGATTTAAAAGCGGATTATTGAAAGTCACTGCTCTTTTCTATCCTTGTTTATTGCTTCCATAGTTACGCTGTATGTACACCACTCAGCTATGAAATCATTGTTGGAAGACAGCGCTATTTCTATCCTTGTTTATTGTTTGAGCGGTCacgctgtaactacttctaaGTTGCGCTGTCCGTATATGTCcgaccaacttgcccaagtttcaaCGCTTCATAATTCCAGTCTTTACGGCACGATTCGTGACGTCGCCAGTTAGCACTTGCAATGTCACGATGAAATGAGGTCTCGATTGGTCGATACGAGAGGGATGTCCGTTGTGAATTGTCACCTACCCATGCGTTGCCATGCCACATCAAGCGCttcgccgtgctccctaccgggcagCAGagattaggcgccttcttcttctaaccaccaccagtCACATGTCCGTTCTCTCTTGTCTCGCATGACTATTGTGCACGATAAACTGACTCCACTTCGTTTTCCAAATTTgccactgcgcaagcagagatAGCAGTGTGTAGCCAAAGAGCGTGATATCTTGATCGGCCAAACACTTAGCGCTGACATTTCACgcgttttatgaagaaataactGGCGAGGAGGATATAACACTCTGTTATAACAGAGCTTGGTTGACTCTGCGCACATATTGAAATGAGTGGCTTGCAAAGGTAGCGCGAGGATCACTATTAGGCCGTATACAGTGTCATACATATGACCATGCTAGAGGGGGCCCGTTTGATACAAGTTCTTtctcagaagctcgagcttccggacgtttttttcttttgagtgACTTCCAGAATACACCGATCGTTATCTTTATCCGTCGTTCTACCGCATAATGCTTGCAAGCGGCTACGTTAACATTTTGTCACCCACCTCGCGCAGAGCTCCGGAGACAAGACGCTGGCGACTCGCGCCTTCCGGCTGGCACTGGTCTACGACAACTGCCACGCGGAATCGTACAACAACCTCGGGGTCCTCGAGCTCACCAGCGGCAACGTCGACCAGGTAACAAGGCGCGGCACGGTTGCGTTTAAGCATTTCACAGCCACAGGACGCCCGCGCTAAAGTTACAACATGCTCAAGCGGCGCGCCTCACAATCACCCTAACAATGCCATGGTTGCTTGCAGGCTGCCGCTTATTTCGCTACGGCTGGCGAAATGGCTCCGGAACTGTGCGAGGCTCATTATAATCACGCGCTGGTGCTTGAACGGGTAAGAAATTTCAAATATGCTGCTCGCAAGCTGGTAGGTATTATTGCATGCCTTGCAATAGGCCAACAAGGTATACCTTGTTGGCCGCATCAGCGGCTGCTACTGTCACCTCTTGATCGCTGGAGGACTTTCACACAACTTTACACGAACGCGAAAAAGGAAATGACGTAACGCACGACGTGAAAACTCCGTGTGAAAACCAGAGGTACTGGTTAGAACTTTCCTGTGCCACGTTTTCTACGCCTTTTGCCGAGTTATAACCTTTTGCACAGTACGAACACACTAGCCCAACATGTTTATTGTGCACACTTCCAAGGTCCCACTCACGCTCCACTTACATGCTTGAAGAGGGAACACATTTAAGACAAatctatactccgtttcatacatcatgtgcaacgctgtcaaagctagcgctcttgtttgcgctgtgtactgccgcgaccaaaaagtagtgcgtcgcttggggtgtacgagaatcaataaatgcttctcgggaaacttctaagcatacatatttgtcatcaggttaaaaaaacaaatgcctgtgttgtcggataaacaatccaaatatgcgagttggtaatttatgtttgtcgctttcgtatcaggttttcgctctccgcgcgacccgcgccgccgtttttttttttacttgttgtggcaGCTTTGAAAAAATGGCGTCCAGCTCTGCGTCCTCGACCACCTCTCCTGCGCGAATTTTTTCGAAGCTTCGCACATCAATCATTTCAAATTGAACtcgcaaaaattataaaaaaaaattgcaccacgtggattcgaacccatacacttcaaaactacggtgaactctccggagcgacgcgtcagaccactcggctacgaaTCCGCGCGGAGCAACAtctcgtgttttctttacggactacttgcctCGCCTTCACAGCaatgcacctgatgtatgaaacggagtatagttaGATGACTGTTACACCGAAATCTActgctcgcgtgctctacacaagTAAAAGCTATGCGTAGGGGCTAGTTGAAACATACTGTATTTAAAggctgcgccactaaacacagGCTCTTTGTCCgagtccagtttttttttccgtCCTTAGCTTTGAAGCGCAGCCTTTACCTACATTATGTTTTTAAACGGCCCGGAAGCAATCGTGTTGCATATtttaaagggccctgcaacactgaTAGAGCACGGTCTGCAAACACTGCCGATCAGTAGCAGAAGCTCTCGAGCAAACGAGAGTCAAAAATTAATGCGCTGCACACGGCCTGAAATTTTACAATACTCAAAGCCAGCTAAATATTGGTTTtcctctcgacaaatgatgctatACTCAAAATTCATTGCATCATAGGTTCAAGTATCACGCCAAATATAGTGCAAGAACGAGATGCATTGCCACGAAATACATCTTGTTGATCACTAAAATACTAAACATTCTATCTTGGTTACAGAGCACAACACTTTAAATCGCCAGCCACTGTAGAGGTGCTTTGTTCTTCACAGACTTCAATTTTCATAGCAATCGGCAAGCCCTTCAGACAATGCCATATGCAGGGTCTTTGCTAAGCGCGAAAATTTTGCCGCACCTCTGGTGGTCGTACCACTGCCACGGCAATCGTATTGCTGGTGCACAAAGCTAAAGTGCAGCTGGCTTTTTGTACCGTACTGACCTCAAGGCTCTGGTTTCTGCAGACTGGAGACCTCCAAGGATGTGCTCGCGCCGCAAGCAAATGCAGCCAACATGCAGCCAGTGCAGATCTACTGCAGAAAGTGCAAGCCTTCTTCCAGAGTCACTGAGACAACCCACGAGCCGCCACTGCATCTTTATTGGGCAAATAAATTACCTTGTTTAAGTGTGGCAAgcgcaataaagaaaaaatacagtGTCCCACCCAACGCTCgggtaataacaacaacaacaagggaAAAGAAAAATCACAAATGAATGCCCGCCTGCCGGTCCTGCCGTCCACAGGCACTGGTCtatgtacacttttttttttcctgcgatgGCAAGGCGCTGCTCGGATCCTCGGTCAAAGGCTTCGGGTACCGCTTCGTTAAACGATGCTGTAGTCCAGACAGAGTGGGCCAACTCAACGAGGACAGTCTCTCTCTCACGTAAGAGCGTAGTCTCGGCAGAAGTCGTTCACGTGGGCCTGCTTCCGGGGCCCCCGACGTTATAGATGCTCGGTCGCAGGTGACCCGAGTGAAGGGACCTGGAGATGCAGTAGTCATCACAGTGGGGCCTTTCCGATCCCGGCTTTCCGACGTTGCCGCAATCATTTTCGATGCCGCTCGGCTCTCTAGTCGCTCGGCCTGTTCTAATTCAAATTAACCGGTGTCAGGGTGACTCGCGTGCCAATTGTCTTCTTCACTTTCAGGAACAAAAAAAGTACGGATCAGCAGAGCTCGTCTATCGTCCCCCCCCCCGGGTGATGGCGGGGGCTACCTGCTATTGTGGTTGACCACCAATTGCGGCTGCCTGTGTGTCTTGGGGGGCAGCTGAGGAGTGCTCGAGGGCGGTGGCCTGAGCTGGGGAGGAGGGGACAAGACGGCCGGGATATCCCTGCGAGGCAATAGCGGCCCCTGCGCCAATAGCGCCGCCAGATCTCCATTGTGGGCAGAGTTTCGACGCGACAGAGCCCGCTGTGACTGGTGTTGGTCCAGCGGAGGTGGCATGGTGCGTGGTGGCGTCCTGGGCAGGGTCCAGCCGCCATCTCGTCTCGGCGGAAGCGGTGGAGGTGGCGGAGATGCGTCCCTCAGCGGTGGGCCTTCACGCGGAGGCAGCAGCGGTGGGGGCTGGTCGGGAACGTCGGCGAAGAAGGCTGTCCCTGTCGGTGATGAGGGGTCACACGAAGAGGTGGAAGAGTCTCGCTTCTTTCGTGGGGGCAGCGGCGGAGGCGGTAAGAGAGGTGGCAGATTGGATGGCGGGGGCGGCGGAGGCGGGTGTGACGGTGGTGCGGACGGTGTCGTTGCAGGAGAcaaagctgtaaaaaaaaagtgcaaaccTCAATTGAATGATCCAGCTAGGATAACTTTAGGGGGGACGCGAGTCTTGGAACGATCAAACATGGCCAAAAAATGGATTTTTCACAAAACTTAT
Coding sequences within:
- the LOC119168283 gene encoding tetratricopeptide repeat protein 8 isoform X3, whose amino-acid sequence is MTQPIVAMATRPYTHQPAHGPARPAVPQDERRSPADTRATAQTGRPGTSLRAPPPPTGGGRPMTREGRPLTGLRRRPRSRTATQQGVERALYTAGGRTARPTTAAPAAVPEFGRLGAAASGWPDKPWLSKPLFRFLYHQRGDVRQALELASQERSTDCCGWWSLQRGRCLLRLGMLREAEHQFRKAAEAGDPQPRTFLWLAKVQLQMDQPLAAVEAYRRGLDRFPNEASLLAPMARVYEALHDLQRSAKLYRELLSQDAVNVEAIACVATHHFYADQPEMALRFYRRLLQLGMPTAELYNNLALCCFYAQQYDMALACFDRALALAEDQNLADVWYNLGLVALSSGDKTLATRAFRLALVYDNCHAESYNNLGVLELTSGNVDQAAAYFATAGEMAPELCEAHYNHALVLERTGDLQGCARAASKCSQHAASADLLQKVQAFFQSH
- the LOC119168283 gene encoding tetratricopeptide repeat protein 8 isoform X1, with the translated sequence MNGAALQTHEPGGSAPGMELVQRALSLYRRRHFTECAELCEQEPSSKQLQWLGMLALTQHAWLDELELEGLQSLAEELLDNQATAQTGRPGTSLRAPPPPTGGGRPMTREGRPLTGLRRRPRSRTATQQGVERALYTAGGRTARPTTAAPAAVPEFGRLGAAASGWPDKPWLSKPLFRFLYHQRGDVRQALELASQERSTDCCGWWSLQRGRCLLRLGMLREAEHQFRKAAEAGDPQPRTFLWLAKVQLQMDQPLAAVEAYRRGLDRFPNEASLLAPMARVYEALHDLQRSAKLYRELLSQDAVNVEAIACVATHHFYADQPEMALRFYRRLLQLGMPTAELYNNLALCCFYAQQYDMALACFDRALALAEDQNLADVWYNLGLVALSSGDKTLATRAFRLALVYDNCHAESYNNLGVLELTSGNVDQAAAYFATAGEMAPELCEAHYNHALVLERTGDLQGCARAASKCSQHAASADLLQKVQAFFQSH